The Arvicanthis niloticus isolate mArvNil1 chromosome 2, mArvNil1.pat.X, whole genome shotgun sequence genome includes a window with the following:
- the Sun5 gene encoding SUN domain-containing protein 5 isoform X2, with protein MPRTRNPGALCTLPEDTTHGGRSRRGAQRNYISRMAEAAPANMTWLTYLACFLRTQAQQVLLNTCRFKLFCQKLIEKMGLLILCVFGFWMFSMHLPSKLEVWQDDSINGPLQSLRMYQEKVRHHTGEIQDLRGSMNQLIAKLQAMEAMSDEQKMTQKIMKMIQGDYIEKADFALKSIGASIDFEHTSATYNHDKARSYWNWIRLWNYAQPPDVILEPNVTPGNCWAFAGDRGQVTIRLAQKVYLSNITLQHIPKTISLSGCLDTAPKDFVVYGMESPPREEVFLGAFQFQPENIIQMFPLQNQPPRGFAAVKVKISSNWGNPRFTCLYRVRVHGSVTLPKDSHQKPLP; from the exons ATGCCCCGGACAAGGAACCCCGGGGCCTTGTGTACCCTACCTGAAGACACAACCCACGGTGGCAGGTCTAGAAG GGGCGCCCAAAGAAACTATATCAGCAGAATGGCAGAGGCAGCCCCAGCAAACATGA CCTGGCTCACCTACCTGGCCTGCTTCCTGAGAACTCAGGCCCAGCAAGTTCTCCTTAACACCTGCAG GTTCAAGTTGTTCTGCCAGAAACTCATCGAAAAGATGGGCCTTCTGATCCTCTGTGTTTTTG GCTTCTGGATGTTTTCCATGCACTTACCATCAAAACTAGAAGTCTGGCAG GATGACAGCATAAATGGTCCATTGCAGAGCCTGAG GATGTACCAGGAGAAGGTCCGACATCACACTGGGGAAATCCAGGACCTACGAGGTAGCATGAACCAGCTCATTGCCAAACTCCAGGCTATGGAAGCCATGTCTGACGAG CAAAAAATGACCCAGAAAATAATGAAGATGATTCAAGGTGATTACATTGAAAAGGCAGACTTCGCCCTGAAGTCCATAG GGGCCAGCATCGACTTCGAGCACACGTCAGCCACGTATAACCACGACAAGGCTCGCTCCTACTGGAACTGGATCCGACTGTGGAACTACGCGCAGCCCCCGGATGTGATCCTTGAG CCCAATGTGACACCTGGGAACTGCTGGGCCTTTGCCGGTGACCGTGGCCAGGTGACCATCCGTTTGGCCCAGAAAGTCTACCTGTCCAACATTACACTGCAGCACATTCCCAAGACCATCTCACTGTCAGGATGCCTGGACACAGCACCAAAGGACTTTGTCGTCTAT GGCATGGAGAGCCCGCCCAGGGAGGAAGTGTTCCTGGGGGCGTTCCAGTTTCAGCCAGAAAACATCATCCAGATGTTTCCACTCCAG AACCAGCCACCCAGGGGCTTTGCTGCAGTCAAGGTGAAGATCTCCAGCAACTGGGGGAACCCTCGCTTCACCTGTCTGTACCGTGTGCGTGTGCATGGCTCCGTAACCCTTCCCAAAGACTCACACCAAAAACCCCTACCCTAG
- the Sun5 gene encoding SUN domain-containing protein 5 isoform X1 has translation MPRTRNPGALCTLPEDTTHGGRSRRGAQRNYISRMAEAAPANMNDPLLLPLRMNTPGLNLAQFILGYMSWLTYLACFLRTQAQQVLLNTCRFKLFCQKLIEKMGLLILCVFGFWMFSMHLPSKLEVWQDDSINGPLQSLRMYQEKVRHHTGEIQDLRGSMNQLIAKLQAMEAMSDEQKMTQKIMKMIQGDYIEKADFALKSIGASIDFEHTSATYNHDKARSYWNWIRLWNYAQPPDVILEPNVTPGNCWAFAGDRGQVTIRLAQKVYLSNITLQHIPKTISLSGCLDTAPKDFVVYGMESPPREEVFLGAFQFQPENIIQMFPLQNQPPRGFAAVKVKISSNWGNPRFTCLYRVRVHGSVTLPKDSHQKPLP, from the exons ATGCCCCGGACAAGGAACCCCGGGGCCTTGTGTACCCTACCTGAAGACACAACCCACGGTGGCAGGTCTAGAAG GGGCGCCCAAAGAAACTATATCAGCAGAATGGCAGAGGCAGCCCCAGCAAACATGA ATGACCCTCTCCTGTTGCCTCTCCGCATGAACACCCCAGGCCTCAACCTAGCCCAGTTCATACtgggatatatgt CCTGGCTCACCTACCTGGCCTGCTTCCTGAGAACTCAGGCCCAGCAAGTTCTCCTTAACACCTGCAG GTTCAAGTTGTTCTGCCAGAAACTCATCGAAAAGATGGGCCTTCTGATCCTCTGTGTTTTTG GCTTCTGGATGTTTTCCATGCACTTACCATCAAAACTAGAAGTCTGGCAG GATGACAGCATAAATGGTCCATTGCAGAGCCTGAG GATGTACCAGGAGAAGGTCCGACATCACACTGGGGAAATCCAGGACCTACGAGGTAGCATGAACCAGCTCATTGCCAAACTCCAGGCTATGGAAGCCATGTCTGACGAG CAAAAAATGACCCAGAAAATAATGAAGATGATTCAAGGTGATTACATTGAAAAGGCAGACTTCGCCCTGAAGTCCATAG GGGCCAGCATCGACTTCGAGCACACGTCAGCCACGTATAACCACGACAAGGCTCGCTCCTACTGGAACTGGATCCGACTGTGGAACTACGCGCAGCCCCCGGATGTGATCCTTGAG CCCAATGTGACACCTGGGAACTGCTGGGCCTTTGCCGGTGACCGTGGCCAGGTGACCATCCGTTTGGCCCAGAAAGTCTACCTGTCCAACATTACACTGCAGCACATTCCCAAGACCATCTCACTGTCAGGATGCCTGGACACAGCACCAAAGGACTTTGTCGTCTAT GGCATGGAGAGCCCGCCCAGGGAGGAAGTGTTCCTGGGGGCGTTCCAGTTTCAGCCAGAAAACATCATCCAGATGTTTCCACTCCAG AACCAGCCACCCAGGGGCTTTGCTGCAGTCAAGGTGAAGATCTCCAGCAACTGGGGGAACCCTCGCTTCACCTGTCTGTACCGTGTGCGTGTGCATGGCTCCGTAACCCTTCCCAAAGACTCACACCAAAAACCCCTACCCTAG